DNA sequence from the Candidatus Saccharibacteria bacterium oral taxon 488 genome:
AACTACCGAGACCGAGAGCGCCTATATCTCGCAGTGTCAATTTGGTATGTTGATCCTCCTGGGTTACATCATCAAGTTGCCCCGCAATATCCACGAGAGTCGGATCTTGACATATAATAATGTAGTTTCGAAATATACGATCCTTGCAACCATCAGTCTGCATATACCAGATGGAGTTCAAGCACCCTCCCAGAAGTACTCCGTCTGCGACGACACGATAGGGTTTTTGTATCTTATTTAAGAGGTCTAGGTTTAGATTAGTCGGCTCCCCACCCTTTTGTGTCTGAACAGGTGCCAATACCTTGACGCCCCCTCGCGGTATGGCACGACGTGTCCGCTCGGTTAGTTGCCCACTTTCATCAATAAAACCACTCTCCACAAGCCCCCCAATCGCATGGGGCGATTGCGCTTTAATCTCACTTCCGTGCCCGGAAAACTCCATACCGCTCTTAGCCATATACCTATTATACAATAATAAATTATATTAGCAACCCTACTGTCCGAGCGATATCGGCGGCACGCCCGAGTCTGGGGGCACCATGCCGCTACCGTTAGCCGCCTCACTGACCACCGCCCGTATCTGCTCCGCCATGATAATCGTCGTTGAGCCCGGCGCGACGGTGCCAGCGAGTAGCTGCTTGGCAACGGTATTCTCGACGGCTCGCTGCACCACGCGGCGCATCGGACGAGCGCCGAGGCGCGGGTCGTAGCCAGCATCGACCAGTAATTTTTTACCCGCCTCTTCGACGGCGACTTGGATTTTTTGCGGCGCCAACGTCCGATTGATACCAGCCAAAATGAGATCAACGACCTGTAGCAGCTCTTCTTTGCCCAAGGGACGAAATAGCACGATTTCATCAAACCGGTTGAGAAACTCCGAGCGAAACAGATTGGCATTAATCAGCTCGTTGATAAATGTCTGCTCAAACTGCTCCAGCTGGTAGCCGCGCTCGATGTATTCGCGAATTCTCTCAGCACCAGCATTTGACGTCGCAATAATGATGGCGTCACGAAAACTAATGTCGCGGTTTTTCTCGTCGCGTAAAATTCCCTCGTCCAGTAACTGCAAAAGCGTCGTGAGTACCTGCGGGTGGGCCTTTTCAATTTCGTCGAGCAACACCACCGAAAACGGCCGCTTCTGTACCCGGGCAGTCAGACTCATCAGATCATTCGCCCCATCAGCGATCAGCCGCGCCACGTCCTCGGCCCGCACAAATTCGTTGAGATCCAGCCGGATGAGATTGCCCTCGCCGCCAAAATAGATATCCGCCAGTGCCTTGGATAGCTCAGTTTTACCAACTCCAGTCGGACCGAGGAACAAAAACGTACCAATCGGCCGATCGGGGTTACGTACACCGGCACGCGCTCGCCGGATCGCATCAGAGATGACGCTGACGGCACGCGTTTGATTGATCATGCGCTGATGGATCAAGTCTTCGAGGTTCAAGAGTTTCTCCCGTTCGTCGTCAGTCGAGGCGGTCGCGATCTTGATGCCCATGGTTTTTTCGACCGTGTCATCAACCGACTGGGCCGTCACGAGACCGGACGACGCATAATGAGCTGCCGCCTCCAGCACCTTGAGCGCCCGACCCGGCATCGCTACGTCTTGGACGTACCGCTCGCCGACGCGGTAAGCTTCAGCGATGGCTTGATACATGTAGGTCACTTTATGGCGATGTTCGAGGCTGATCAGCTGATCACGCATAATCCGCACCGTCTCCTCGGGCGACGACGGCTCGATGACAATGGTATTGAGTGCTGTCGCCAGCTGGGCGTTGCGCTGAGAAATCTGCAAGTAGCGCTGACTATCCATGGTGAGGATAATTCGCAGCCTGCCCGCCTCCAAGATTGGCAGTAGCAAATTACTCAGATCAACCGAACCAACGCTCTCCTCGAAAAACAGCTGAGCATTATCGAGACACAAAATGACATTCTTTGATAAAAATGCTTCGTTGAGAATCTGCGTCACCAGCGCTTCCAGCTCGCCCCGACCGGCTGCTGCCGAGATCAGCGACGAGGCGTCCAGCAGGAAAATCTGCCGATAGAGCAGCGATGACGGCACGGTTTTATGTCCATCAATGAGCATCTCAGCGAACGCCGCCACGACCGTACTCTTGCCGGCCCCATTGAGCCCGACCAGCGCTGCATTCTGCCGGCCATTCGAGCCAAAAATTGTCATCAGCTGCTCCAGCGCCGCCTGATGAGCGTCCAGCTGCGAGATCATCGTCCCGCCCGATACCTGCAGGCTGAGGTTCTGGGCGAACCGGCTCAAAAGCGGCGTATAACCAAATGACCAATCACGGGCGATACCGCCGGTGTGGAGCGGCTTTTGCTTGAACTGCTCGATCAATGACTTGAGGCGCTCATACCACATAATACCACCCAATACATCACGAAAATCAATTTTTAGATTTGCTAGCAGAGCGTCATGATTCGGAAATTGCTCAACAATCGCCGCCGCCAACACCGCACCTGTTACCTTCGGGCTATTGGTGTCACGCCAAATTCGCAGCGCTGATTGCCACAGGGCCGGCGTATTATTGGGATCATCCGAGGCGATATTCGCCAAAAAGTTCGGTGTGAGGCCCAACCGCACCCCGAGGAATTGCCCGGCCCGCGACTGACCAACCGCCAGCGCGATCTCTTTTGGCGTCGGTCGCTGACTCAGGCGGCCCAGCACATCCGCTGCCATCACATCATCAATCGTCTCTGCTCGTGCGCTCACCGCCATCGTCTTGAGATCGCCCTGCCACCACACACTGAGCATCGCCAATGGCCCCACCAGACCAATCATCAACCAGCCAATCGGCCCGTGCTTGATCAATAGCCAAACGCCACCCAGGCCCAATGCAACGGCGACGAGCACTACCAAGACATGCCAAACCGTACCAAACCGCGCCGTGAACCGCGCCTTTTGCGCCCGCAAGCTGTGATAGCGAAACTCCGGTCGCACCTCGTTCATGCCAAAACCCTCATCTGCCACAAGATAATTCCTATCACCGGCGTTACGGGTAACAGCGCCCACACCACGATACTACCGACCGCCCACACTACCCGCAGGCTAATAACTACCAGCCCCGCAAACAGCACCAAAAGCCGCACCACCGCACCAACTGCCCGTGAGAACAGCCGGTCGAAAAAGGCCTGCATCTTGACAGCGAGCGGCGCCTGAGCACGAACTTGCCCTGCGGAAATTTGGCGAAATGGATCGAACAGCGTCCGCACCAACAAACCGATTGAGAAAAAATCGGCCGTCCGCAGCACACCGAGACCAACGCGCTGCATATGCCGCCGCCAGCCTGCGCCATACCACCACTGGAAAATACCCACCAAAAACATAGTTCTATTGTAGCACACTGCTTGGGCGCGGTATAATACGAAATATGTCACGACAGATTCTCAGTACACTTATCGGCAAAACCGTCAAACAAGCTGCTCGCCTGCGCGGCGGTGGCTCGGCGCTCCCGGGGTTAGTTATCGAAAAGATTGATCCAGGCTTTATCGCTCGTACCCTGGCGCAAATACCGCGCGGCGTGGTGGTTATCAGTGGCACGAACGGCAAGACCACTACCACTAAAATCGTCGTTGAACTGCTCGAGGCGGCCGGCCTCAAGGTTTTTACCAATCGCACGGGCAGTAATTTCTCGCGCGGCGTGGCGGCAGCGCTGCTCGGCGAAGTGGACATGCGCGGGCGGCTGGATGCCGACATCGGGGTGCTGGAGCTTGACGAAGCCTGGGCAGTCAAGTTTGTCCAGCTAGTACCACCGCGCTACAGCCTGCTACTCAACGTCATGCGTGATCAACTAGATCGGTTTGGCGAGATCGACACGGCAGCTGGTTTCTTGGCAAAAATCGCCCAGGCAACCACTGATACCGTGGTACTCAATCGCGACGACCCGCGCATCTATCGCCTGCACCAGCAGACGGCGGCCAACGTAGCGTTTTTTGGCACGACCGACCAGCTGCTCGAGCTGATGCCGACTGACGATGCGCTCAAGACTGGCCATGCTCAGGCAAATGACACGGCCCCAGCTGACGTGCTGCTCACCGACATCGACAAGCAGACGGCGACCTTTCAGATCAACAATGCCAAGCATGCGGTACGGATGCGGCTGAATGGCGTGTATAACTTACTGAACGCGGCGGCGGCGCTGAGTTTGGTGCGGCAAATTATGGGGGAGAAAGCCGAGCTGACGACGCTACTGGGCGCCCTGTCAGACGTAGCGCCAGCATTTGGCCGAGGCGAGACCATCGTGATTGACGGCACGCCGATTGAACTGATTCTCGTGAAAAATCCGAGCGGCTTTCGGCTCAGCCTGCTGTCATTTGCCGACGGGACAGCCGATACGATGATTGCTATCAACGACAACTATGCCGACGGGCGCGACGTTAGTTGGCTGTGGGACGTGAACGTTTCGCGCCTCGAGCAGGTGGCGGTGGTCAGTGGTGTGCGCGCTCATGATATGGCACTGCGGCTGGAGTAC
Encoded proteins:
- a CDS encoding DUF1727 domain-containing protein, coding for MSRQILSTLIGKTVKQAARLRGGGSALPGLVIEKIDPGFIARTLAQIPRGVVVISGTNGKTTTTKIVVELLEAAGLKVFTNRTGSNFSRGVAAALLGEVDMRGRLDADIGVLELDEAWAVKFVQLVPPRYSLLLNVMRDQLDRFGEIDTAAGFLAKIAQATTDTVVLNRDDPRIYRLHQQTAANVAFFGTTDQLLELMPTDDALKTGHAQANDTAPADVLLTDIDKQTATFQINNAKHAVRMRLNGVYNLLNAAAALSLVRQIMGEKAELTTLLGALSDVAPAFGRGETIVIDGTPIELILVKNPSGFRLSLLSFADGTADTMIAINDNYADGRDVSWLWDVNVSRLEQVAVVSGVRAHDMALRLEYDDITPEIIEPDLAAALEKLLAHHPRRPKHIYCTYTAMLRLRKLLAIKTDVEAIR
- a CDS encoding AAA domain-containing protein, producing the protein MADEGFGMNEVRPEFRYHSLRAQKARFTARFGTVWHVLVVLVAVALGLGGVWLLIKHGPIGWLMIGLVGPLAMLSVWWQGDLKTMAVSARAETIDDVMAADVLGRLSQRPTPKEIALAVGQSRAGQFLGVRLGLTPNFLANIASDDPNNTPALWQSALRIWRDTNSPKVTGAVLAAAIVEQFPNHDALLANLKIDFRDVLGGIMWYERLKSLIEQFKQKPLHTGGIARDWSFGYTPLLSRFAQNLSLQVSGGTMISQLDAHQAALEQLMTIFGSNGRQNAALVGLNGAGKSTVVAAFAEMLIDGHKTVPSSLLYRQIFLLDASSLISAAAGRGELEALVTQILNEAFLSKNVILCLDNAQLFFEESVGSVDLSNLLLPILEAGRLRIILTMDSQRYLQISQRNAQLATALNTIVIEPSSPEETVRIMRDQLISLEHRHKVTYMYQAIAEAYRVGERYVQDVAMPGRALKVLEAAAHYASSGLVTAQSVDDTVEKTMGIKIATASTDDEREKLLNLEDLIHQRMINQTRAVSVISDAIRRARAGVRNPDRPIGTFLFLGPTGVGKTELSKALADIYFGGEGNLIRLDLNEFVRAEDVARLIADGANDLMSLTARVQKRPFSVVLLDEIEKAHPQVLTTLLQLLDEGILRDEKNRDISFRDAIIIATSNAGAERIREYIERGYQLEQFEQTFINELINANLFRSEFLNRFDEIVLFRPLGKEELLQVVDLILAGINRTLAPQKIQVAVEEAGKKLLVDAGYDPRLGARPMRRVVQRAVENTVAKQLLAGTVAPGSTTIIMAEQIRAVVSEAANGSGMVPPDSGVPPISLGQ